A DNA window from Sphingomonas profundi contains the following coding sequences:
- a CDS encoding class I SAM-dependent methyltransferase, producing the protein MQIAVPIDAELSLATSDTFDEIAYIAANPDLLDYVRRGGDARQHFERFGRLEGRRQVAGLGARLRREKLARFCDVLDAEAGDGGTFRFLAEEDAFPVGYGDESHRISDYAAESANPAYPAFVREMEDNPDRRYIDIGCGRRNYSQPNCLYLEVYPSLSADIIMQPACTYPIRSGSLDGIGCFAVLEHVTEPWRVAEEFRRMLKPGGKLFVDWPFLQPVHGYPSHYYNATREGLRRMF; encoded by the coding sequence ATGCAGATCGCGGTGCCGATAGACGCAGAATTGTCGCTGGCGACCAGCGATACGTTCGACGAGATCGCCTATATTGCCGCAAATCCGGATCTGCTGGACTATGTTCGCCGCGGCGGCGACGCCCGCCAGCATTTCGAGCGGTTTGGCCGGCTGGAGGGACGCAGGCAGGTGGCGGGGCTGGGCGCCCGGCTGCGACGCGAGAAGCTCGCGCGCTTTTGCGATGTGCTGGATGCGGAGGCGGGCGACGGCGGCACATTCCGCTTCCTGGCGGAGGAGGATGCCTTTCCCGTCGGCTACGGCGACGAGAGCCACCGCATCAGCGACTATGCGGCGGAATCGGCCAATCCCGCCTATCCGGCCTTCGTGCGCGAGATGGAGGACAATCCCGATCGCCGCTACATCGATATCGGCTGCGGGCGGCGCAACTATTCGCAGCCGAATTGCCTGTACCTCGAAGTCTATCCCTCGCTGAGCGCAGACATCATCATGCAGCCGGCCTGCACCTATCCGATCAGGAGCGGTTCGCTGGACGGCATCGGCTGCTTCGCCGTGCTGGAGCATGTGACGGAGCCGTGGCGCGTGGCGGAGGAGTTTCGCCGCATGCTGAAGCCCGGCGGCAAGCTGTTCGTCGACTGGCCGTTCCTGCAGCCGGTGCACGGCTACCCCTCGCATTATTATAATGCGACGCGCGAGGGCCTGCGACGGATGTTCTAG
- the rfbD gene encoding dTDP-4-dehydrorhamnose reductase: MPDLLVVGGGGQLGRALARTRFADGLTPHLADRAEVDLARPESIADALAARPYVAVINAAAYTAVDAAENDVAAAFAANATGPALLADATRRAGLPLIHVSTDYVFDGTKAGAYDEGDPVAPLGVYGASKLAGEYAVLSGNPRAVVLRTAWVVSPFRSNFVKTMLRLAAERPLLRVVDDQRGCPTSADDIAATIATITARMVADAAAPAGVYHFVNAGEGSWCDLARAVMAASGARGGPAVPVEPIATSDFPTPARRPANSRLATARLTRDYGVSPRDWRLAIGEIVAELVTGTAAR; the protein is encoded by the coding sequence TTGCCTGATCTTCTTGTAGTCGGCGGCGGCGGGCAGCTGGGGCGGGCGCTGGCGCGCACCCGCTTCGCGGACGGGTTGACACCGCACCTGGCGGATCGGGCGGAGGTGGACCTCGCCCGCCCGGAAAGCATCGCCGACGCCCTGGCGGCACGGCCTTATGTCGCCGTCATCAACGCCGCCGCCTATACGGCGGTGGACGCGGCGGAGAATGACGTGGCGGCCGCCTTCGCCGCCAACGCGACCGGCCCGGCGCTGCTGGCCGACGCCACCCGCCGCGCCGGGTTGCCGCTGATCCACGTCTCCACCGACTATGTGTTCGACGGCACCAAGGCCGGCGCCTATGACGAGGGCGATCCCGTCGCCCCGCTCGGCGTGTACGGCGCCAGCAAGCTCGCCGGCGAATATGCCGTCCTCTCCGGCAATCCGCGCGCGGTGGTGCTGCGCACGGCGTGGGTGGTCAGCCCGTTCCGGAGCAATTTCGTGAAGACCATGCTGCGCCTGGCGGCCGAGCGGCCGCTGCTGCGCGTGGTGGACGATCAGCGCGGCTGTCCCACCTCGGCCGACGACATCGCCGCCACGATCGCCACGATCACGGCGCGGATGGTGGCGGACGCGGCGGCGCCCGCCGGCGTCTACCATTTCGTGAATGCCGGCGAGGGCAGCTGGTGCGATCTCGCCCGCGCGGTGATGGCGGCGAGCGGCGCGCGCGGCGGCCCCGCCGTGCCGGTCGAGCCGATCGCCACCAGCGACTTCCCGACGCCGGCGCGCCGCCCGGCCAATTCCCGCCTCGCCACCGCCAGGCTCACCCGCGACTATGGCGTCAGCCCGCGCGACTGGCGCCTCGCCATCGGCGAGATCGTCGCGGAACTCGTGACCGGCACGGCCGCGCGATGA
- a CDS encoding S8 family peptidase — translation MSFRAIGVLRTTTALSLLALAACGGGGGGVNSTPTPTPTTPTTPTTPTVPSTPPPTQTEPPVTTTPTTPTTPTTPSTPTNFDTSEYRGSAGLVQANALTAYNAGYSGRGVTAAIIDGGIDVSTGDFTGRISAASADVGGSRGTIQDTGGHGTAVAGVLGASRNDSGPLGMAFEATLLIAKSDTPGSCASSDGCKHLDTAIARGVDLATANGARVINISLGGSTAESVLAQAIGRATAAGIIVVIAGGNDASANPDPLALIANVDAQARGLVIIAGATNLAGDIATFSNRAGSGADHYLMALGERVRSYDQNGQQFLFNGTSFSAPLISGAVALLAQAFPNLTAQQIVQLLYSTATDLGASGVDATYGRGVLNLARAFQPQGQTMLAGSAVAVSLAGNGTLSAPMGDALAKGGASAVIVDGYGRAYDYAIGATLARPAPALKLAPALAGGLRSVNAADGRTSVAFSVTASGSEAAVERLMLAPGEARRARAVAGMAATRLGPSMAMAFGFAQGGGALGQALRGAAGDAFLVAGDPLSTPGFERRPGNSMALRRAIGRLGVTMTAEAGDALVGDPAEQDRRRRDAARQPYATIGVAVDRRFGPLAIVAGVSRMRERETVLGARFGSAFGGAGATTDFADLRATLSPAADWSIGANLRRGWTRMAAGGAAIGGSLRSGGYALDLTRRGLFAAGDRLAFRFAQPLRVSSGGYALSLPVAYDYATGTATYADSRLSLAPAGRERDAEASWSAPLLGGWMTTNLYWRRDPGHNAALPDDIGGALRFGLAF, via the coding sequence ATGTCGTTCCGTGCGATCGGCGTGCTGCGCACCACCACCGCTTTGTCGCTGCTCGCTCTGGCGGCCTGCGGCGGCGGTGGCGGTGGCGTCAATTCCACGCCGACCCCGACACCGACGACGCCCACCACACCCACGACGCCCACCGTGCCGAGCACGCCGCCGCCCACGCAGACGGAACCGCCCGTCACCACGACGCCGACGACGCCGACGACACCCACCACCCCCTCCACCCCGACCAATTTCGACACCAGCGAATATCGCGGCTCGGCCGGCCTCGTGCAGGCCAACGCGCTCACCGCCTACAATGCCGGTTACAGCGGCCGCGGCGTCACCGCGGCGATCATCGATGGCGGCATCGATGTCTCCACCGGCGATTTCACCGGCCGCATCAGCGCGGCCTCTGCCGATGTCGGCGGGTCGCGCGGCACCATCCAGGATACAGGCGGCCACGGCACCGCGGTGGCGGGCGTGCTCGGCGCCTCGCGCAACGACAGCGGCCCGCTGGGCATGGCGTTCGAGGCGACGCTGCTGATCGCCAAATCCGATACGCCCGGCAGCTGCGCCAGCAGCGACGGGTGCAAGCATCTCGACACGGCGATCGCCCGCGGCGTCGATCTCGCCACCGCCAACGGCGCGCGCGTCATCAACATCTCGCTCGGCGGGTCGACGGCGGAGAGCGTGCTCGCGCAGGCGATCGGCCGGGCGACGGCGGCGGGCATCATCGTGGTGATCGCCGGCGGCAACGATGCCTCGGCCAACCCCGATCCGCTCGCCCTGATCGCCAATGTCGATGCGCAGGCGCGCGGCCTCGTCATCATCGCGGGCGCGACGAACCTGGCGGGGGACATCGCCACCTTCAGCAACCGCGCCGGCAGCGGGGCCGACCATTATCTGATGGCGCTGGGCGAACGGGTGCGCAGCTACGACCAGAACGGCCAGCAATTCCTGTTCAACGGCACGTCCTTCTCCGCACCGCTCATCTCCGGCGCTGTGGCGCTGCTGGCGCAGGCCTTTCCCAACCTCACCGCCCAGCAGATCGTGCAGCTGCTCTACTCCACTGCCACCGATCTCGGCGCCAGCGGGGTGGACGCCACCTACGGGCGCGGCGTGCTGAACCTCGCCCGCGCCTTCCAGCCGCAGGGGCAGACGATGCTCGCCGGCTCCGCCGTGGCGGTGTCGCTGGCGGGCAACGGCACCCTCTCGGCGCCGATGGGCGATGCGCTGGCGAAGGGCGGCGCCTCGGCGGTGATCGTCGACGGCTACGGCCGGGCCTATGATTATGCGATCGGCGCCACCCTCGCCCGCCCCGCCCCGGCGCTGAAGCTCGCGCCCGCGCTGGCCGGTGGCCTGCGCAGCGTGAACGCGGCGGACGGGCGGACGAGCGTCGCCTTCTCCGTCACCGCCAGCGGCAGCGAGGCGGCGGTGGAACGGCTGATGCTGGCGCCCGGCGAGGCGCGGCGGGCGCGCGCGGTCGCCGGCATGGCGGCCACCCGGCTGGGGCCGAGCATGGCGATGGCGTTCGGCTTCGCGCAGGGCGGCGGCGCGCTCGGCCAGGCTCTGCGCGGCGCGGCGGGAGACGCCTTCCTGGTCGCCGGCGATCCGCTGTCGACGCCGGGGTTCGAGCGGCGGCCCGGCAACAGCATGGCGCTGCGCCGGGCGATCGGCCGCCTGGGCGTGACGATGACGGCGGAGGCGGGCGACGCGCTGGTCGGCGATCCCGCCGAGCAGGATCGCCGGCGCCGTGACGCCGCCCGGCAGCCTTATGCCACCATCGGCGTCGCGGTCGATCGCCGGTTCGGCCCGCTCGCCATCGTCGCCGGCGTCAGCCGCATGCGGGAGCGGGAGACGGTGCTCGGCGCGCGCTTCGGCAGCGCGTTCGGCGGGGCCGGCGCCACCACCGACTTCGCCGATCTGCGCGCCACCCTGTCGCCCGCCGCCGACTGGTCGATCGGCGCCAACCTGCGACGCGGGTGGACGCGCATGGCGGCGGGCGGCGCCGCCATCGGCGGCAGCCTGCGGAGCGGCGGCTACGCGCTCGATCTCACCCGCCGCGGCCTGTTCGCCGCCGGCGATCGCCTCGCCTTCCGCTTCGCCCAGCCGCTCCGCGTGTCGTCCGGCGGCTACGCCCTCAGCCTGCCGGTCGCCTATGACTATGCGACGGGCACCGCCACCTATGCCGACAGCCGCCTGAGCCTGGCCCCCGCCGGGCGGGAGCGGGATGCCGAGGCGAGCTGGTCGGCGCCGCTGCTCGGCGGCTGGATGACGACGAACCTCTACTGGCGGCGCGACCCCGGCCACAACGCCGCCCTGCCCGACGATATCGGCGGCGCGCTGCGCTTCGGCCTGGCCTTCTGA
- the dapD gene encoding 2,3,4,5-tetrahydropyridine-2,6-dicarboxylate N-succinyltransferase: MSDLEAVIDQAWDARDGIGPGTTGTVREAVTQALADLDAGRVRVAEKIDGAWVVHQWLKKAVLLSFRLNDNALVAGGAAGAPGWDKVPSKFAGWGEAEFRAGGFRAVPGAVVRAGAHISKGVVLMPSFVNIGAHVGEGTMVDTWATVGSCAQIGRKVHLSGGVGIGGVLEPLQANPVVIEDGAFIGARAEVAEGVIVEEGAVLSMGVYLGASTKIVDRASGEVFMGRVPAYAVVVPGALPGKPLPDGTPGPSLYCAVIVKRVDARTRAKTGINELLRD; this comes from the coding sequence ATGAGCGACCTTGAGGCGGTGATCGATCAGGCGTGGGACGCGCGCGACGGCATCGGCCCCGGCACGACCGGCACGGTACGCGAGGCGGTGACGCAGGCGCTGGCCGATCTGGACGCGGGCCGCGTGCGCGTGGCCGAGAAGATCGACGGCGCATGGGTCGTGCACCAGTGGCTGAAGAAGGCGGTGCTGCTGTCTTTCCGGCTCAACGACAATGCGCTGGTGGCGGGCGGCGCGGCCGGCGCGCCGGGGTGGGACAAGGTGCCCTCCAAATTCGCCGGCTGGGGCGAGGCGGAGTTCCGCGCCGGTGGCTTCCGCGCGGTGCCGGGGGCCGTGGTGCGGGCGGGCGCGCACATCTCCAAGGGCGTGGTGCTGATGCCCAGCTTCGTCAACATCGGCGCCCATGTCGGCGAGGGGACGATGGTGGACACCTGGGCGACGGTGGGCAGCTGCGCCCAGATCGGCCGCAAAGTCCATCTTTCCGGCGGGGTCGGCATCGGCGGCGTGCTGGAGCCGCTGCAGGCGAATCCGGTGGTGATCGAGGACGGCGCCTTCATCGGCGCGCGCGCCGAGGTGGCGGAGGGCGTGATCGTGGAGGAGGGCGCGGTGCTCTCCATGGGCGTCTATCTCGGCGCGTCGACCAAGATCGTCGATCGGGCGAGCGGCGAGGTCTTCATGGGTCGGGTGCCGGCCTATGCGGTGGTGGTGCCGGGCGCGCTGCCGGGCAAGCCGCTGCCGGACGGTACGCCCGGCCCGTCGCTCTACTGCGCGGTGATCGTGAAGCGGGTGGACGCCAGGACACGCGCCA
- a CDS encoding rhamnan synthesis F family protein, whose protein sequence is MTPFLVKLLASAARKEGNAARDRRDWRGAALAYRRVLALRPEATPIHVQLGHMLKESGDANGAVAAYEAACRLDPADAETLRWLGDLHRREGRLGQACDAFAASHAIDGNAAAASDLEATRALIPATEAGMAEPALADAASAAEPEAADLAIPDPNATDLEAFEPEPAEPEAHVSAAPGLEDRDTLPTKEKPGMPADDPHPIVEPPTPSTEPEHAPAHRQIGHIDALKGELVSGWAMEPDRPGSPVDVEFHAGDNLVGTATADLVRADLAAIGGHGFRTQLDLTGLDGQVWISARLRHTGEELADSPFLVDRSGGSLAPLASTALFEVAKPLTFAAGGELALFVTHSRTGAIKPHVLAHVRALAAEGIATLLIAVGDRPIDIDGPLLDAVAGAIVRENRGYDFACWAHALRIYPQAYAASLLYLTNDSVFGPVDPPRFAATIARVRASAADLVGLTESHEHRWHVQSYFVAIKPRLLSSLALHRFFDDTRMFAAKDDVIQTSEIMLAPVMEAAGFTTEVLFPSHAVRNPTLFGWRELLDAGFPYVKMLLLRGEFPTIDTAGWRELLDAHGFDLPLLDAALAAGMEGWGPVQSYPLLARPRRHMPAPRPLKIAFFGPWNYDNGLGAASRGLIAAIRRCDVLLNLHPIQKPFHVHKSLVPPVPITDFVGPADIAVVHLNPDSWHLLTDDQRALIGAARKRIGHWVWEMAHIPPAWRHDFSSVDRIWAPSGYCARLFEGEGEAPVDVVPYTVPLPETRLTEEDRARLRTAFGVPADRRIILYAFDGSSYLIRKNPMALVRAFAASGLADSGWTLILKTKHLFDRAEEGRALERLAGDTAGVVLINASMSAGEMANLAALCDIYASPHCSEGFGLTIAEAMAAGKPVVATDFGGSTQFLDASCGYPVRAHPWRLEDDFGHYTKGGEWARIDEPALAAALRHAAEAIDAGDTRVGDSARRRVAETLSYDAIGGLIDASFDAVLADDVPISRPTPRIHSDLAIGMRFDRTSFGDMLIAVPLAADLSPPPAETLADLPTDRDRWIVFAPGDAYVSPLFRRMVSDLCTARLDADIVYADDLALGEQRLGDQLRLKPAFDVTLLAAKDAIGPPLVVRASAFARLGGFAAEAGAAALDDLLFRAHALGMSIVGLPETLLAWKGERPIVPREVRRAMLARLPAFAGHDIVDGLADDTLEIRRRFAGDDDAPEVTIVIPTRRCPLPDGDGTYLERLLAALARADWPMARLRVMIGDDIAGEPAWATAEWPFALERIETPRPAGEPFNYAAKMNRLWRAAGTDHLVLMNDDVVPRGTGWLRALMTFAVDESVGGVGARLLYEDGRLQHAGVVPIFDLVAHAWQHHRADMPTYQDWAIVQREWSMVTGAVFATRRALLDQVNGFEERFSLEYNDIDLCLRLRALGYRIVYTPHAELCHAEKVSRGETLPPGQDLALFLERWHEWLQQDPSYHPHLRRDRVDIEPRSDPTAWYL, encoded by the coding sequence ATGACCCCGTTCCTCGTGAAGCTGCTCGCCTCCGCCGCGCGGAAGGAGGGCAACGCCGCGCGGGACCGGCGGGACTGGCGCGGCGCCGCGCTTGCCTACCGGCGCGTGCTGGCGTTGCGGCCGGAGGCGACGCCGATCCACGTCCAGCTTGGCCACATGCTGAAGGAGAGCGGCGACGCGAACGGCGCGGTCGCCGCCTACGAGGCCGCGTGCCGGCTCGATCCGGCCGATGCCGAAACCCTGCGGTGGCTGGGCGACCTGCACCGGCGGGAAGGCCGCCTCGGCCAGGCATGCGACGCCTTCGCCGCAAGCCACGCGATCGACGGCAACGCCGCCGCCGCTAGCGATCTGGAGGCCACGCGCGCCCTGATCCCGGCGACCGAAGCCGGAATGGCCGAGCCGGCGCTGGCCGACGCCGCCAGCGCCGCCGAGCCGGAAGCGGCCGACCTCGCCATTCCCGACCCCAACGCTACCGACCTCGAGGCGTTCGAGCCGGAGCCGGCCGAGCCGGAGGCGCACGTGTCCGCTGCACCAGGACTCGAAGATCGCGATACCCTGCCGACGAAGGAGAAGCCGGGCATGCCCGCCGACGATCCGCATCCTATCGTCGAGCCGCCCACCCCCTCGACCGAGCCGGAGCATGCGCCCGCGCACCGCCAGATCGGCCACATCGACGCGCTGAAGGGCGAACTCGTCTCCGGCTGGGCTATGGAGCCCGATCGGCCCGGCTCGCCGGTGGATGTCGAGTTCCACGCCGGCGACAATCTCGTCGGCACCGCGACGGCTGATCTGGTGCGCGCCGATCTGGCGGCGATCGGCGGCCACGGCTTCCGCACCCAACTCGATCTCACCGGGCTGGACGGGCAGGTGTGGATCTCCGCACGCCTGCGTCACACCGGCGAGGAGCTGGCCGATTCGCCCTTCCTCGTCGATCGTAGCGGCGGCAGCCTCGCCCCCCTCGCCTCCACCGCCTTGTTCGAGGTGGCCAAGCCGCTGACCTTCGCCGCCGGTGGCGAGCTGGCGCTGTTCGTCACCCACTCCCGCACCGGCGCGATCAAGCCGCACGTGCTGGCGCATGTCCGCGCACTGGCGGCGGAGGGCATCGCCACGCTGCTGATCGCGGTGGGCGATCGGCCGATCGACATCGACGGACCGCTGCTGGACGCGGTGGCCGGCGCGATCGTGCGGGAGAATCGCGGCTATGACTTCGCCTGCTGGGCGCACGCGCTGCGGATCTATCCGCAGGCCTACGCCGCCTCGCTGCTCTACCTGACGAACGACAGCGTCTTCGGCCCGGTCGATCCGCCGCGCTTCGCCGCCACGATCGCGCGGGTGCGGGCCAGCGCGGCGGACCTCGTCGGCCTCACGGAATCGCACGAGCATCGCTGGCACGTGCAGAGCTATTTCGTGGCGATCAAGCCGCGCCTGCTCTCCAGCCTCGCGCTGCACCGCTTCTTCGACGATACGCGCATGTTCGCCGCCAAGGACGACGTGATCCAGACGTCGGAGATCATGCTGGCGCCGGTGATGGAGGCGGCGGGCTTCACCACGGAGGTGCTGTTTCCCAGCCACGCCGTGCGCAACCCCACTTTGTTCGGCTGGCGCGAGCTGCTGGACGCCGGCTTCCCCTATGTGAAGATGCTGCTGCTGCGCGGCGAGTTCCCGACGATCGACACGGCCGGCTGGCGCGAGCTGCTGGACGCGCACGGCTTCGATCTGCCGCTGCTCGATGCCGCACTCGCCGCCGGCATGGAGGGTTGGGGTCCGGTGCAGAGCTACCCGCTGCTCGCCCGCCCGCGCCGCCACATGCCGGCACCGCGCCCGCTCAAGATCGCCTTCTTCGGCCCGTGGAATTACGACAACGGTCTGGGCGCCGCCTCGCGCGGGCTGATCGCGGCGATCCGCCGGTGCGACGTGCTGCTGAACCTGCACCCGATCCAGAAGCCGTTCCACGTCCACAAGTCGCTGGTGCCGCCGGTGCCGATCACCGACTTCGTCGGGCCGGCCGATATCGCCGTGGTCCACCTCAACCCCGATTCCTGGCATTTGCTGACGGACGATCAGCGCGCGCTGATCGGCGCCGCGCGCAAGCGGATCGGCCACTGGGTGTGGGAGATGGCGCACATCCCGCCCGCGTGGCGCCACGATTTCTCCTCGGTCGATCGCATCTGGGCGCCGAGCGGCTACTGCGCCCGGCTGTTCGAGGGCGAGGGCGAAGCGCCGGTGGACGTGGTGCCCTACACCGTGCCGCTGCCCGAGACTCGCCTGACGGAGGAGGACCGCGCCCGGCTGCGCACCGCCTTCGGCGTGCCGGCCGATCGCCGCATCATCCTCTACGCGTTCGACGGATCGAGCTACCTCATCCGCAAGAACCCGATGGCGCTGGTGCGCGCCTTCGCCGCCTCCGGCCTGGCCGATAGCGGGTGGACGCTGATCCTGAAGACCAAGCATCTGTTCGATCGCGCCGAGGAGGGGCGCGCGCTGGAGCGGCTGGCCGGCGACACCGCCGGCGTGGTGCTGATCAACGCCTCCATGTCCGCCGGCGAGATGGCGAACCTGGCCGCGCTGTGCGACATCTACGCCTCGCCGCACTGCTCCGAAGGGTTCGGCCTCACGATCGCCGAGGCGATGGCCGCCGGCAAGCCGGTGGTGGCGACGGATTTCGGCGGCAGCACGCAGTTCCTCGATGCGAGCTGCGGCTATCCGGTCCGCGCCCATCCGTGGCGGCTGGAGGATGATTTCGGCCACTATACCAAGGGCGGCGAGTGGGCGCGCATCGACGAGCCGGCGCTGGCGGCGGCCCTGCGCCACGCCGCCGAGGCGATCGACGCCGGCGACACCCGCGTGGGCGACAGCGCGCGCCGGCGGGTGGCGGAGACGCTCTCCTACGATGCCATCGGCGGGCTGATCGACGCCAGCTTCGATGCCGTTCTGGCCGACGACGTGCCGATCAGCCGCCCCACGCCGCGCATCCACTCCGATCTCGCCATCGGCATGCGCTTCGATCGCACGAGCTTTGGCGACATGCTGATCGCCGTGCCGCTCGCCGCCGATCTCTCCCCGCCGCCGGCCGAGACGCTGGCCGATCTGCCCACCGATCGCGACCGCTGGATCGTCTTCGCGCCCGGCGACGCCTATGTCTCGCCGCTGTTCCGCCGCATGGTGAGCGATCTCTGCACTGCCCGGCTGGACGCGGACATCGTGTATGCCGACGATCTCGCCTTGGGCGAGCAGCGGCTGGGCGACCAGCTGCGCCTGAAGCCGGCGTTCGACGTCACCCTGCTGGCCGCCAAGGATGCGATCGGGCCGCCGCTCGTCGTGCGCGCCTCCGCCTTCGCCCGCCTGGGCGGCTTCGCGGCGGAGGCGGGCGCCGCCGCGCTGGACGATCTGCTGTTCCGCGCCCACGCGCTCGGCATGTCGATCGTCGGCCTGCCGGAGACGCTGCTCGCCTGGAAGGGGGAGCGCCCGATAGTGCCCCGCGAGGTACGGCGGGCGATGCTGGCCCGGCTGCCCGCCTTCGCCGGCCACGACATCGTCGACGGCCTGGCGGACGACACGCTGGAGATCCGCCGACGCTTCGCCGGCGACGACGACGCGCCCGAGGTGACGATCGTCATCCCCACCCGCCGCTGCCCGCTGCCCGATGGCGACGGCACCTATCTGGAACGCCTGCTGGCCGCACTCGCCCGCGCCGACTGGCCGATGGCGCGCCTGCGCGTGATGATCGGCGACGATATCGCCGGCGAGCCTGCCTGGGCGACCGCCGAGTGGCCCTTCGCGCTGGAGCGGATCGAGACGCCGCGCCCGGCGGGCGAGCCGTTCAACTATGCGGCCAAGATGAACCGCCTGTGGCGTGCCGCCGGCACCGATCATCTGGTGCTGATGAACGACGATGTCGTGCCGCGCGGCACCGGCTGGCTGCGCGCGCTGATGACGTTCGCGGTGGACGAGAGCGTCGGCGGCGTCGGTGCGCGCCTTCTGTACGAGGATGGCCGGCTGCAGCATGCCGGCGTGGTGCCGATCTTCGATCTGGTCGCCCACGCCTGGCAGCATCACCGCGCCGACATGCCGACCTATCAGGATTGGGCGATCGTCCAGCGCGAATGGTCGATGGTGACGGGCGCGGTGTTCGCCACGCGCCGCGCCCTGCTGGATCAGGTCAACGGGTTCGAGGAGCGTTTTTCGCTCGAATATAACGACATCGATCTCTGCCTGCGGCTCCGCGCGCTCGGCTACCGCATCGTCTACACGCCGCATGCCGAATTGTGCCACGCCGAGAAGGTGTCGCGCGGGGAGACGCTGCCGCCGGGGCAGGACCTCGCTCTGTTCCTGGAACGGTGGCACGAGTGGCTGCAGCAGGATCCCTCCTACCACCCGCACCTGCGCCGCGACCGGGTGGATATCGAGCCTCGTTCGGACCCCACCGCCTGGTATCTCTGA
- a CDS encoding pyrimidine 5'-nucleotidase: MLDALRHIDTWIFDLDNTLYPASSDLFGLIDQRMTDYVARLKGVDAVAARAIQKALFHEHGTTLSGLMRTHAIDPHEFLGFVHDIEMDVLAEDRRLLAALARLPGRKLIFTNGDEPYARKVLARLGLSESFEAIHDIHACAYQPKPNPAAYAAMCAALRVEPTTALFVEDMARNLVPAKALGMTTVWVNNGSDQATAERHADSIDYETDDVGAWLDEIAGDPE; encoded by the coding sequence ATGCTCGACGCGCTTCGCCATATCGACACCTGGATCTTCGATCTGGACAATACGCTGTACCCGGCGTCCAGCGACCTTTTCGGGCTGATCGACCAGCGCATGACCGATTACGTGGCGCGGCTGAAGGGTGTGGACGCGGTGGCGGCGCGGGCCATCCAGAAGGCGCTGTTCCATGAACATGGCACCACCCTGTCCGGCCTGATGCGCACGCACGCGATCGATCCGCACGAGTTCCTCGGCTTCGTCCACGATATCGAGATGGACGTGCTGGCCGAGGACCGGCGGCTGCTGGCGGCGCTGGCGCGGCTGCCGGGGCGCAAGCTGATCTTCACCAACGGCGACGAGCCCTATGCCCGCAAGGTGCTGGCCCGGCTCGGTTTGTCGGAGAGCTTCGAGGCGATCCACGACATCCACGCCTGCGCCTACCAGCCCAAGCCCAACCCGGCCGCCTATGCCGCGATGTGCGCCGCGCTGCGGGTGGAGCCGACGACGGCGCTGTTCGTGGAGGACATGGCCCGCAACCTGGTGCCGGCCAAGGCGCTGGGCATGACGACGGTCTGGGTCAACAACGGATCCGATCAGGCGACGGCCGAGCGGCACGCCGACAGCATCGATTATGAGACGGACGACGTCGGCGCGTGGCTGGACGAGATAGCGGGGGATCCGGAATGA
- a CDS encoding glutathione S-transferase C-terminal domain-containing protein: MMDYVSVAEARAMAGLRLALSVGVPGPWGESAKAVLRARRVPFVAVAQTPLAENAELLAWTGVRNAPVAVLDDEPAACGWRDILMLAERLGSGPSLLPDDAGDRAACLALAHDICGEDGIGWNRRLSIMAAVDRGQPAAEMPAYLRAMRAGYGAGIQPAEAAPARIAAILHAIAARLHAQQAQGRTYLFGDRLSAADLYWACFSQMIVPLPQEVNPMPAYLRPLYETIEPEIAAAIDPILLTHRDRIYRDHIGLPLDY, encoded by the coding sequence ATGATGGACTATGTATCGGTCGCCGAGGCACGGGCCATGGCCGGGCTGCGGCTGGCGCTCTCCGTCGGCGTGCCCGGGCCGTGGGGGGAATCGGCGAAGGCGGTGCTGCGGGCGCGCCGCGTGCCGTTCGTCGCGGTGGCGCAGACGCCGCTCGCCGAGAATGCGGAGCTTCTCGCCTGGACCGGCGTGCGCAACGCACCCGTCGCGGTGCTGGACGACGAGCCGGCGGCCTGCGGCTGGCGCGATATCCTGATGCTCGCCGAACGCCTGGGCAGCGGCCCCTCGCTGCTGCCGGACGATGCCGGCGATCGCGCCGCCTGCCTGGCGCTCGCCCACGATATCTGCGGCGAGGACGGGATCGGGTGGAACCGTCGCCTCTCGATCATGGCCGCCGTCGATCGCGGCCAGCCGGCCGCGGAGATGCCTGCCTACCTGCGGGCGATGCGCGCCGGCTACGGCGCCGGCATCCAGCCGGCGGAGGCGGCGCCGGCGCGGATCGCCGCGATCCTGCACGCCATCGCCGCCCGCCTGCACGCGCAGCAGGCGCAGGGCCGCACCTATCTGTTCGGCGATCGCCTGAGCGCGGCCGATCTCTACTGGGCCTGCTTCTCGCAGATGATCGTGCCCTTGCCGCAGGAGGTGAACCCGATGCCCGCCTATCTCCGCCCGCTATACGAGACGATCGAGCCGGAGATCGCCGCCGCGATCGATCCGATCCTGCTCACCCATCGCGACCGGATCTATCGCGACCATATCGGCCTGCCGCTGGATTACTGA